Genomic segment of Yoonia sp. R2331:
GGTGACACGCTTCCTGGTGGCTTTAGCGTGCTGCATACGCCGGGGCACATGGGCAATCACATTGCCATTGCGTGGCGCGACGTGGCCTTTACCGGCGATCTCGTGATGGGTTGGGCCAGCTCACTTGTCTCACCGCCAGATGGCGATCTGACCGATTTCATGGCCTCTTGCCACCTTATGCTGCAACGCCCAGAGACGACATACCACCCCGGCCACGGCGATCCGGTTCTGGACCCCAAAGCACGCCTGCAATGGCTCATTGATCATCGTAATGCCCGCTCTGAGCAGATCGTCGCGGCACTGCAAACGGGACCGATGACACCTGTAGCTCTGACGTCTTTGATCTATACCGATGTGCCCAAAGCAATGCATCCCGCCGCCGCGCGCAACGTCTTTGCCCATCTTGTCGATCTGACCGGCAAAGACCGTGTGCAACCGAACGGGCCATTGTCGCAAAA
This window contains:
- a CDS encoding MBL fold metallo-hydrolase, with product MSDEIGQPVTVSPGVLRIRAGNPSPMTYTGTNSYVVATGDALTIIDPGPMLPDHQDALLSAVAGRNVTQIIVTHSHLDHAPLARPLADVLQCPVVAFGPSDAGRSAVMQTLAASGLAGGGEGVDPDFAPDKTVANGDTLPGGFSVLHTPGHMGNHIAIAWRDVAFTGDLVMGWASSLVSPPDGDLTDFMASCHLMLQRPETTYHPGHGDPVLDPKARLQWLIDHRNARSEQIVAALQTGPMTPVALTSLIYTDVPKAMHPAAARNVFAHLVDLTGKDRVQPNGPLSQNSTFALC